In Paenibacillus sp. FSL R7-0345, a single window of DNA contains:
- a CDS encoding aminotransferase class V-fold PLP-dependent enzyme has protein sequence MDTLVYLDHAATSWPKPPEVAAAVMEALEQSGANAGRGNHSLAIGTGRVLVRTRSMLADLFGVSNAQDIAFTHNTTMGLNMAIKGTLQAGDHVISTMTEHNSVRRPLEYLRRTAGIEVDYVCVNEEGQVNLRELEQLFRSNTKMVICNHSSNLLGSILPVGEIGEIVKAHKAVFLVDAAQSAGALDIDVQRMNIDLLAFPGHKGLLGPQGTGGLYISPELELEPLMHGGTGSQSESSEQPTVRPDRYEAGTQNAVGIAGLLAGVRKIKSLGTHNIHQQEWLLTQQLMEGLAAIPGLRLIGPKLGAPRTGIVSFTIDGQESAAIAHRLDREYNIAVRAGMHCTPLAHKSAATLESGAVRASVGISSTEHDINRMLDAMEELYGRARSSR, from the coding sequence ATGGACACATTGGTATATTTAGATCACGCGGCTACATCATGGCCTAAGCCGCCAGAGGTAGCTGCAGCGGTGATGGAGGCCTTGGAACAGTCAGGAGCCAATGCAGGACGCGGCAACCATTCGCTGGCCATAGGGACAGGTAGAGTGCTTGTGAGAACGCGCAGCATGCTTGCTGACCTGTTTGGGGTATCTAATGCGCAGGATATTGCTTTTACCCATAACACGACTATGGGGCTTAATATGGCTATTAAAGGTACGCTTCAAGCAGGGGATCATGTCATCTCAACCATGACTGAGCACAATTCGGTGCGGCGTCCGCTGGAATACCTGCGCAGAACAGCTGGTATAGAGGTTGATTATGTGTGTGTGAATGAAGAAGGGCAGGTGAACCTGCGGGAGCTCGAACAGCTGTTTAGATCTAATACCAAAATGGTGATCTGCAACCATAGCTCAAATCTGCTGGGAAGCATTCTCCCTGTAGGTGAAATTGGCGAAATCGTAAAAGCGCATAAGGCCGTTTTTTTGGTGGATGCTGCACAAAGTGCCGGAGCACTAGACATTGATGTGCAAAGGATGAATATTGATCTGCTTGCTTTTCCGGGGCACAAGGGCCTGCTTGGACCACAGGGGACAGGGGGACTCTATATTTCACCGGAGCTTGAACTTGAACCTTTAATGCATGGGGGAACCGGCAGCCAGTCTGAGAGCAGTGAGCAGCCGACTGTCCGCCCTGACCGTTATGAGGCAGGAACCCAGAACGCAGTCGGCATTGCCGGGTTACTGGCGGGGGTACGTAAAATAAAGTCCCTGGGCACACATAATATCCATCAGCAGGAATGGCTGCTGACCCAGCAGCTGATGGAAGGTTTAGCGGCAATTCCGGGCCTAAGGCTGATTGGACCCAAATTAGGGGCTCCGCGGACAGGAATAGTGTCTTTTACAATCGACGGACAGGAATCAGCAGCGATTGCCCACCGGCTGGACCGTGAGTATAACATTGCTGTAAGGGCCGGCATGCACTGCACTCCTTTAGCCCATAAATCAGCTGCCACGCTGGAGAGCGGGGCTGTCAGAGCAAGTGTAGGCATCAGCTCAACTGAGCATGATATAAACAGAATGCTGGATGCCATGGAGGAGTTATACGGCCGGGCCCGCAGCAGCAGATAA
- a CDS encoding ParB/RepB/Spo0J family partition protein encodes MSKRLGKGLDALIPSLSINEDDKVVEIPLGQLRANPYQPRKDFNEDAIQELAESIRQHGVIQPIIVRSVLKGYEIIAGERRFRASQYCGKATIPAVVRSLSDQQVMEIALIENLQRENLNAMEIAVAYQGLMDQFTLTQEELSLKVGKSRSHIANFLRLLSLPEEVKDYVSRGTISMGHARAIVGLKDSEVIKQLAEQCVEQQWSVRQLEEVVKNLDRKPAAGEKTKVVKRDPYIDNVEEGLRERFKTTVKIKQGKDKGKIEINYYSAQDLERLLELLGN; translated from the coding sequence ATGAGTAAGCGTTTAGGTAAAGGTCTAGATGCACTGATTCCATCCTTATCGATTAATGAAGATGACAAGGTTGTCGAGATTCCTTTAGGCCAACTGCGGGCCAATCCTTATCAGCCGCGCAAAGACTTTAATGAGGATGCGATCCAAGAGCTGGCTGAGTCCATTAGACAGCATGGAGTGATCCAGCCAATTATTGTTCGCAGTGTACTTAAGGGTTACGAAATTATAGCCGGTGAACGAAGATTCCGGGCCTCACAGTATTGTGGAAAAGCAACAATTCCTGCTGTTGTAAGAAGTTTGAGTGATCAGCAGGTAATGGAAATTGCCTTGATTGAGAATTTGCAGCGTGAGAATCTCAATGCAATGGAGATTGCTGTTGCTTATCAGGGGCTGATGGATCAGTTTACGCTGACCCAGGAAGAGCTTTCCTTAAAGGTTGGGAAATCCAGATCACATATTGCTAACTTTTTACGTTTGCTGTCTTTGCCTGAGGAAGTTAAGGATTATGTTTCACGTGGAACAATTTCTATGGGACATGCCCGGGCAATTGTAGGTCTAAAAGATTCTGAGGTTATTAAACAGTTGGCTGAGCAGTGTGTAGAGCAGCAGTGGAGTGTAAGGCAACTGGAAGAGGTAGTCAAAAACCTTGACCGCAAACCGGCTGCAGGGGAAAAAACAAAGGTAGTGAAACGTGATCCATACATTGATAATGTAGAAGAAGGATTGCGGGAGAGATTTAAAACAACGGTGAAAATTAAGCAGGGCAAGGATAAAGGGAAAATCGAAATTAATTATTATAGTGCCCAGGACCTGGAAAGATTGTTGGAGCTATTGGGTAACTGA
- a CDS encoding AAA family ATPase, with product MSKIIAIANQKGGVGKTTTSVNLGAGMAKLGKRVLLVDIDPQGNTTSGVGVNKADVANCIYDILINEVNPQETILHTQIDGLHIIPATIQLAGAEIELVSTISRELKLKKALNTVKSNYDYIIIDCPPSLGILTINSLTAADSVIIPIQCEYYALEGLSQLLNTVRLVQKNLNPHLSIEGVLLTMLDARTNLGIQVIEEVKKYFQEKVYRTIIPRNVRLSEAPSHGQSIITYDPRSKGAEVYLELAKEVVSYE from the coding sequence GTGTCCAAGATTATTGCCATTGCAAATCAAAAAGGCGGAGTCGGAAAAACGACAACCTCTGTCAACCTGGGTGCCGGCATGGCTAAACTGGGGAAGAGAGTGCTTCTTGTCGATATTGATCCGCAAGGCAACACTACAAGCGGCGTTGGCGTCAACAAAGCGGATGTAGCGAATTGCATTTATGATATTCTTATTAATGAGGTTAATCCGCAGGAGACAATTCTGCATACCCAAATAGATGGGCTGCATATTATACCGGCAACGATTCAGCTGGCTGGTGCAGAGATTGAGTTGGTATCAACAATTTCACGGGAATTGAAGCTCAAAAAAGCGCTGAATACCGTAAAAAGCAACTATGATTACATTATCATTGATTGCCCTCCATCTCTCGGTATTCTTACTATTAACTCGCTGACTGCAGCTGACTCGGTAATCATTCCAATTCAATGCGAGTATTATGCACTCGAAGGGCTGAGCCAATTGCTCAACACGGTACGCCTGGTGCAGAAGAATCTCAATCCTCATTTAAGCATTGAAGGTGTATTGCTGACTATGCTGGATGCCCGGACAAATCTGGGGATACAGGTTATTGAAGAGGTTAAAAAGTACTTTCAAGAGAAGGTATATAGAACGATTATTCCCCGCAATGTCCGTCTTAGTGAAGCTCCTTCACATGGACAATCCATTATTACTTATGATCCCCGTTCCAAGGGAGCAGAAGTGTACTTAGAGTTGGCAAAGGAAGTGGTTTCATATGAGTAA
- the noc gene encoding nucleoid occlusion protein, translating to MKEQFTKLFGFSERSSGEEVKQIPVHEVISSPYQPRTIFDDEKIDELCQTIKTHGVIQPIVVRVRDSQYEIIAGERRWRAVKKLGLDTVPAIVREFNDSQAASIALIENLQREGLTSIEEAIAYQKLIDLHQLTQESLAQRLGKSQSTIANKIRLLQLPEEVKTALMERQITERHARSLLSLDSVEMQLKVLGEIISKELNVKQTEARIAFYKALSQTTKKSKRVSYTKDVRLALNTIRQSIDMVTGSGMEIKTSENDRGDHYEIVIQIPKR from the coding sequence ATGAAAGAACAATTCACCAAGCTTTTTGGATTTAGCGAGCGGAGCAGCGGAGAAGAGGTCAAACAAATCCCGGTTCATGAGGTTATCAGCAGTCCTTATCAGCCCCGGACGATTTTTGATGACGAGAAGATCGACGAGCTCTGTCAGACCATCAAAACTCACGGAGTGATTCAACCGATTGTTGTACGCGTACGCGATTCCCAGTATGAGATTATTGCCGGGGAACGGCGTTGGCGCGCGGTCAAAAAGCTCGGCTTGGATACCGTTCCAGCGATCGTCCGCGAGTTCAATGATTCCCAAGCTGCCTCAATCGCTCTAATTGAAAATTTACAGCGTGAGGGTCTGACTTCTATTGAGGAAGCAATTGCTTATCAGAAATTGATTGATCTTCATCAACTGACTCAGGAAAGCCTAGCCCAGCGTTTAGGTAAAAGCCAATCCACAATCGCCAACAAGATCCGCCTGCTGCAGCTCCCGGAAGAAGTGAAGACAGCGCTTATGGAGCGGCAGATCACGGAGCGGCACGCCCGTTCTTTACTTTCCCTGGATAGTGTAGAGATGCAGCTTAAGGTGCTGGGAGAGATCATCTCTAAGGAACTGAATGTTAAGCAGACAGAAGCGCGTATTGCTTTCTACAAGGCACTTAGCCAGACTACCAAAAAATCAAAACGGGTTTCCTACACTAAGGATGTTCGTCTAGCTCTTAATACAATTCGTCAATCCATTGATATGGTAACAGGCTCAGGAATGGAGATTAAGACTTCGGAAAATGACCGTGGTGACCATTATGAGATTGTGATTCAGATCCCTAAACGATAA